The proteins below come from a single Euleptes europaea isolate rEulEur1 chromosome 5, rEulEur1.hap1, whole genome shotgun sequence genomic window:
- the LOC130478299 gene encoding glutathione S-transferase omega-1-like, which produces MRYCPFAQRTRLVLKAKAIDHEIININLKNKPDWIFKKNPLGLVPVLETSKGQLIYESPITCEYLDEAYPGKKLYPEDPYEKAYQKMLFEVFSKLIPLSFKHLLATRNGEEASALKEEFTEQLLKLEEILANRKTKFFGGDSVSMIDYLMWPWFERLEPYQLHDCLNCAPTLKRWVESMKLDPAVQATITDLQMYKGFLELYMKNSHEACDYGL; this is translated from the exons ATGCGCTACTGTCCCTTTGCACAGAGAACACGGCTAGTCCTGAAGGCCAAAGCAATTGA CCATGAAATCATTAATATCAACCTGAAAAACAAGCCAGATTGGATTTTTAAGAAGAACCCACTTGGACTAGTACCTGTGTTGGAGACAAGCAAAGGTCAGCTGATCTATGAGTCTCCAATCACATGTGAATATTTGGATGAAGCATATCCAGGGAAGAAGCTGTATCCTGAAGACCCCTACGAGAAAGCTTATCAGAAGATGCTCTTTGAAGTCTTCTCTAAG CTTATTCCTCTGAGCTTCAAGCACTTACTGGCCACCAGAAATGGAGAAGAAGCGTCTGCACTGAAAGAAGAGTTCACTGAACAGCTTCTCAAACTTGAGGAG ATTCTAGCCAACCGCAAGACAAAGTTCTTTGGTGGGGACTCCGTCTCCATGATTGACTATCTTATGTGGCCTTGGTTTGAGCGTCTGGAGCCATACCAGTTACATGA CTGTCTGAACTGTGCCCCAACACTAAAGCGCTGGGTGGAATCCATGAAGCTGGATCCTGCTGTTCAGGCTACAATAACAGACCTACAGATGTACAAAGGCTTTTTGGAGCTGTATATGAAGAACAGCCACGAAGCCTGTGATTATGGGCTGTGA
- the ITPRIP gene encoding inositol 1,4,5-trisphosphate receptor-interacting protein produces the protein MPAGVFKVCFVVIAAIVNHPLLFPKENVTVPENTEDIIQKMKEREESLRLERLKLEQEMAVQETLTKSSEKATEPEEQYPHDPLSWNFWTALSLVVFLLIELWRQDYQEGTWQDYSIEEDENAVLGKAFKGVFLPDRGTLDSFYERCILNVTSEIARNRELVEGFADDLLEALRSVCNRDADMEVEESIGIGSMYENWRVHKPLACDFIVPFTPPEPYCFKLETCDSRESVPPDKQGYGVIKICWADENSTGCICDKTKLGEDLLCLLHSKMNQSRHNNHMEDLLCYKDSRYLDSDQVMMWFQVALTKAWNKISHKYEFSLTFSHLDSPGALKIKFRSGKTIAFNLTPVVQYADSDVYFVSHFPCGGLAEGSTSSIHWFLTFAVYEKRYLQFVSKILPDSSCHLSCLQILSFIHGKQCSLTGPSSLTNYHLKTAMLHLLQTYPSSNWASGFLEARLQDVLRYLEKSLQEKRLYHFFIGNRNLPEELGIPVEFQKAEPVNLFRPFVLQRSAYRKTMDMFHEMLRNTSALINEYTTHVHVGRASPLNKEQL, from the coding sequence ATGCCAGCAGGAGTCTTCAAGGTGTGCTTTGTGGTGATTGCAGCTATTGTCAACCATCCGCTCCTCTTTCCAAAGGAGAATGTCACAGTCCCTGAAAACACAGAGGACATCATCCAGAAAATGAAAGAGCGGGAGGAGAGCCTGAGGCTAGAACGGCTTAAACTGGAGCAGGAGATGGCAGTGCAAGAAACTTTAACCAAGTCTTCAGAAAAGGccacagagccagaagagcagtACCCCCATGATCCTCTCTCTTGGAACTTCTGGACTGCCCTGTCCTTGGTAGTTTTCCTGCTGATTGAGCTGTGGAGGCAGGACTACCAAGAAGGGACATGGCAAGACTACAGCATTGAGGAGGATGAAAATGCAGTTCTGGGAAAGGCATTCAAGGGGGTTTTCCTGCCAGATAGAGGCACACTGGATAGTTTCTATGAAAGATGTATTCTGAATGTGACCAGTGAAATTGCTAGGAACAGAGAGCTTGTGGAAGGatttgcagatgacttactaGAGGCTCTAAGGAGTGTGTGTAACAGGGATGCAGACATGGAAGTGGAGGAATCCATAGGCATCGGGAGCATGTATGAAAACTGGAGAGTTCATAAACCCTTGGCCTGTGACTTTATTGTCCCTTTTACTCCTCCAGAGCCATATTGTTTCAAGTTAGAGACATGTGACTCAAGAGAATCCGTTCCACCGGACAAACAAGGTTATGGCGTGATAAAGATCTGCTGGGCAGATGAGAACTCAACAGGCTGTATCTGTGACAAGACAAAGCTGGGGGAAGACCTGTTGTGCCTCCTTCATAGCAAAATGAACCAGTCTAGGCACAACAACCATATGGAGGACCTGCTTTGTTACAAAGACTCTCGATACCTCGATAGTGACCAAGTTATGATGTGGTTCCAGGTTGCACTGACCAAAGCATGGAACAAGATTTCACACAAGTATGAATTCAGTCTCACTTTCAGCCACCTGGACAGTCCTGGTGCACTAAAAATAAAGTTCAGGTCCGGAAAGACCATTGCCTTCAACCTTACCCCTGTGGTCCAGTATGCAGATTCGGATGTATACTTTGTCTCCCATTTCCCATGCGGTGGCCTCGCAGAGGGTTCCACATCCAGTATTCACTGGTTTCTCACATTTGCAGTGTACGAGAAAAGGTACCTCCAGTTTGTTTCAAAAATTCTGCCTGACAGTTCCTGCCACCTTAGCTGTCTCCAGATTCTGTCCTTCATCCACGGAAAGCAGTGCAGTCTAACAGGACCAAGCAGCCTTACAAACTACCACTTGAAAACGGCGATGTTGCATTTGCTCCAGACCTATCCCAGTTCAAACTGGGCttctggcttcctggaggccaGGCTACAAGACGTGCTCAGATATTTGGAGAAAAGTTTGCAGGAAAAGAGGCTTTACCATTTTTTCATTGGAAACCGGAATCTGCCAGAGGAACTGGGCATTCCGGTAGAGTTCCAGAAGGCGGAACCTGTGAACCTTTTCCGCCCCTTTGTGTTGCAACGGAGTGCTTACAGAAAAACGATGGACATGTTTCATGAGATGTTGAGAAACACGTCTGCTTTGATAAATGAGTACACCACGCATGTACATGTGGGGCGGGCAAGTCCACTAAACAAGGAACAACTGTAG